Proteins from one Acidobacteriota bacterium genomic window:
- a CDS encoding winged helix-turn-helix domain-containing protein produces MPGDTRSYRFGDFTLEAGERQLLRGGQPVVLRPKAFETLRLLVERRGRLVTRDELLNSVWADTNVSEAVLTHCVTEVRQALDDDPHQPKYLKTIPRVGYKFIAEIGTIETSARPSGFVADTAGATVPPTAIAVLPFANISGDPENEYFCDGLSEELINGLTAVRQLRVVAHSSSFAFKGRDSDVREIGRQLNVASVLEGSVRKSGDRVRVSAQLINAADGYHVWSEQYDRRLVDLFAIQDEISAAILQKLKVKLLTNPRVARRPTDSLEAYHLYLKGRTFWHRRFRGQIQHAMECFQQAIDLDPQFAAAYTGLANCYSTLGIWAFAPPASVLPKARDLACRALDIDDTLAEPHASLALIDTFYSWKWDAAGRGFARAIELNPGSALTRLWNGHYLSIVGRFDEAFTEMRLAQDLDPLSPVVGPNLGWTHILAHQYDRAIEELRTVLEFDPANGLAHFYLGYAHVELGNFRDALRSFEKAAEATGGLPWLAESVAWVRGLAGDRTAALAALKDVARRTQTGYVPSSAIAMLHLAPANDSAVLDCLEKGLAEHDALMVWIGFMPCFDHLHGHARFQALLRELGLG; encoded by the coding sequence ATGCCCGGCGACACGCGCAGTTACCGCTTCGGCGACTTCACCCTCGAGGCCGGCGAACGCCAACTCCTCCGAGGCGGGCAGCCGGTCGTGCTTCGCCCGAAGGCGTTTGAGACGCTCAGGTTGCTCGTCGAACGTCGCGGCCGCCTGGTGACCCGAGACGAACTGCTGAACAGCGTATGGGCCGACACGAACGTGAGCGAGGCCGTGCTGACGCACTGCGTGACGGAGGTGCGCCAGGCGCTGGACGACGACCCGCATCAGCCAAAGTACTTGAAGACGATCCCGCGCGTCGGCTACAAGTTCATCGCCGAGATCGGGACCATCGAGACGTCGGCCCGCCCGTCAGGTTTCGTCGCAGACACCGCCGGCGCGACCGTTCCGCCAACCGCCATCGCCGTGCTTCCATTCGCCAACATCAGCGGCGATCCCGAAAACGAGTACTTCTGCGACGGATTGTCCGAGGAGTTGATCAACGGCCTCACGGCGGTCAGGCAACTCCGAGTGGTGGCCCACAGTTCGTCGTTTGCCTTCAAGGGACGCGACAGCGATGTGCGGGAGATCGGCCGGCAGCTGAACGTGGCGTCAGTGCTCGAGGGCAGCGTGCGCAAGTCGGGAGATCGCGTCAGAGTCTCGGCGCAGCTCATCAACGCCGCCGACGGGTACCACGTGTGGTCCGAGCAGTACGATCGCCGGCTGGTGGACCTGTTCGCCATTCAGGATGAGATCTCGGCGGCGATTCTGCAGAAGCTGAAGGTCAAGCTGCTGACGAACCCGCGAGTCGCCCGGCGTCCGACGGATTCCCTGGAGGCCTACCACCTTTACCTGAAGGGCCGGACCTTCTGGCACCGGCGATTCAGGGGGCAGATTCAGCACGCGATGGAGTGCTTCCAGCAGGCCATCGATCTCGATCCGCAATTCGCGGCGGCCTACACGGGCCTCGCGAACTGCTACAGCACCCTGGGCATCTGGGCGTTTGCGCCCCCGGCGTCGGTTCTTCCGAAGGCGCGCGATCTCGCGTGCCGGGCGCTCGACATCGACGACACGCTCGCCGAGCCTCACGCGTCGCTCGCTCTGATCGACACGTTTTACAGCTGGAAGTGGGACGCCGCCGGACGCGGATTCGCCCGGGCCATCGAGCTCAACCCGGGCTCCGCGCTGACCCGTCTCTGGAACGGGCACTATCTGAGCATCGTCGGTCGATTCGACGAGGCGTTCACCGAGATGCGCCTCGCGCAGGACCTCGACCCGCTTTCTCCGGTCGTAGGCCCGAACCTCGGGTGGACCCACATTCTGGCGCACCAGTACGATCGCGCCATCGAGGAACTGCGCACCGTGCTGGAATTCGACCCGGCGAACGGCCTCGCCCATTTCTACCTGGGGTATGCGCACGTCGAACTCGGGAACTTCCGGGACGCTCTTCGGAGCTTCGAGAAGGCGGCCGAGGCAACCGGCGGTCTGCCTTGGCTGGCCGAGTCCGTCGCGTGGGTCCGCGGTCTGGCCGGTGACCGAACGGCGGCCCTGGCCGCGCTCAAAGACGTGGCGCGCCGGACGCAGACGGGGTACGTGCCGTCCTCAGCCATCGCCATGCTTCACCTGGCGCCGGCGAACGACAGCGCCGTACTCGACTGCCTGGAGAAGGGGCTCGCCGAGCACGATGCGCTGATGGTCTGGATCGGATTCATGCCGTGTTTCGATCACCTGCACGGGCACGCGCGGTTCCAGGCGCTGCTGCGCGAGCTTGGGTTGGGGTGA
- a CDS encoding YncE family protein: MTRHLLITLAIVCAFSLAAPPVGHAQTFKVEKFDIKGDGGTDYVAVEAATGRVFVSRSTHMMVVEGATGKVLGDIPNTPGVHGAGFATKAGHGFTTNSGDETVTMFDLKTLAVLRQIKVGPGLDGIMYDEPDDKIILTNHSRPIGTLTAIDPKTGDIVATVELEDTAPEGAAADGKGHVFVNNEGKNTIQVIDVKTWKVTASWPLAPCEGPTGIAYDKASNRIFSGCSNTSVVVDAGTGKVVASITNGTRVDALGWDASRKLIYIPNGGEGNVTVVHQDSPDKYTVVATVATFAGAKTIAVDPMTHNVYLFQPERGPVPPPAAGAPPPTAGRGGRGRGPQGPIVAAWFIVIKQ; encoded by the coding sequence ATGACCAGACACTTGCTCATTACACTCGCTATCGTCTGCGCGTTCAGTCTTGCCGCGCCTCCCGTCGGGCACGCGCAGACGTTCAAGGTTGAGAAGTTTGATATCAAAGGCGACGGCGGCACCGACTACGTTGCCGTCGAAGCCGCCACGGGCCGCGTGTTCGTTTCGCGTTCCACCCACATGATGGTCGTCGAAGGCGCGACGGGCAAAGTGCTCGGCGACATTCCAAACACGCCAGGCGTGCATGGCGCCGGCTTCGCCACCAAGGCTGGCCACGGCTTCACGACCAACAGCGGCGACGAAACCGTCACGATGTTCGATCTGAAGACACTGGCGGTGCTCAGGCAGATCAAGGTCGGCCCCGGTCTCGACGGCATCATGTACGACGAGCCCGACGATAAGATCATCCTCACCAATCACAGCCGTCCGATCGGCACGCTCACAGCGATCGATCCCAAGACCGGGGACATTGTTGCCACCGTCGAGCTGGAAGACACGGCCCCCGAAGGCGCCGCTGCCGATGGCAAGGGACACGTCTTCGTGAACAACGAAGGCAAGAACACGATCCAGGTGATCGACGTCAAGACGTGGAAGGTGACCGCATCCTGGCCGCTCGCACCCTGCGAAGGGCCGACCGGCATCGCCTACGACAAGGCGTCGAACCGCATCTTCTCCGGTTGCAGCAACACCTCTGTCGTCGTCGATGCGGGCACGGGCAAGGTCGTGGCGTCCATCACGAACGGCACGCGCGTTGACGCCCTGGGATGGGATGCGTCCAGGAAGCTGATTTACATTCCAAATGGGGGCGAGGGCAATGTGACTGTCGTCCACCAGGATTCGCCCGACAAGTACACGGTGGTTGCGACGGTCGCCACGTTTGCCGGCGCAAAGACGATCGCCGTGGATCCGATGACGCACAACGTGTACCTCTTCCAGCCCGAGCGCGGTCCGGTTCCGCCGCCAGCGGCTGGCGCGCCGCCACCGACGGCGGGACGGGGCGGACGTGGCCGCGGTCCACAGGGTCCGATTGTCGCTGCGTGGTTCATCGTCATCAAGCAGTAG
- a CDS encoding OmpA family protein, which produces MTRLTVGAMVLCLLAAVSAQAQQDEAGCKDHPLFTRFPNMHITGCQSRQFDLRAFPVGPPDTDRNTKPIAVEGPVQWIKYELNDGATPPSGLQIMRNFENAAKKAGGTIEGQYPGWCKANYEQERMPDMGNGCLSYGLTMKFVKGSKEVWAFLQADEDGSNYVMTVSEREEMKQEVSVTELVDKLSKDGFVALYINFETGKSTINPDSAKTLDAAAGALKAAGDFRVEVAGHTDNVGTPEANLKLSQDRAQAVMAALVERGVKADRLTAKGYGQTAPIADNRAEDGRAKNRRVELVKK; this is translated from the coding sequence ATGACGAGGCTGACCGTTGGTGCCATGGTGCTGTGTCTGCTCGCAGCTGTCTCGGCGCAGGCACAGCAGGACGAAGCGGGCTGCAAGGATCACCCGCTGTTCACCCGCTTTCCCAACATGCATATCACTGGATGCCAGAGCAGGCAGTTCGATCTCCGGGCGTTCCCGGTGGGCCCTCCCGACACCGACCGCAATACGAAGCCGATCGCGGTCGAAGGACCGGTGCAGTGGATCAAGTACGAATTGAACGACGGAGCGACGCCTCCGAGCGGCCTGCAGATCATGCGGAACTTCGAGAACGCAGCAAAGAAGGCCGGCGGCACGATCGAGGGCCAGTACCCGGGCTGGTGCAAGGCCAACTACGAACAGGAACGCATGCCCGACATGGGCAACGGCTGCTTGAGCTACGGCCTGACGATGAAGTTCGTCAAGGGCAGCAAGGAGGTCTGGGCGTTCCTGCAGGCCGACGAGGATGGCAGCAACTACGTGATGACCGTATCCGAACGCGAGGAGATGAAGCAGGAGGTCAGTGTCACCGAACTGGTTGACAAGCTCTCCAAGGACGGTTTCGTCGCGCTGTATATCAACTTCGAAACAGGGAAGTCGACGATCAACCCCGACTCGGCCAAGACCCTGGACGCCGCGGCTGGCGCATTGAAAGCGGCGGGCGATTTCCGCGTCGAGGTCGCCGGGCATACCGATAACGTCGGCACACCCGAGGCGAACCTGAAGTTGTCACAGGATCGCGCCCAGGCCGTGATGGCCGCGCTCGTGGAGCGGGGCGTCAAGGCCGACAGGCTGACCGCGAAAGGGTACGGCCAGACAGCGCCAATCGCCGACAATCGCGCGGAGGACGGCCGCGCGAAGAACAGGCGCGTGGAACTCGTAAAGAAGTAG
- a CDS encoding ornithine cyclodeaminase family protein, with protein sequence MTDRLGREFLYLSQADVAGLGLSMADIITALEAMFREKAAGRVEMPPKPGVHTRPDAFLHAMPAYIPSQNAVGMKWVGGYPENHRRNLPYITGLLLLNDVETGIPIAAMDCTWITAKRTGAATAVAARCLARPESRTVGILGCGVQGRSNLEALKVIFQLGTVRAFDVDRATRESYARDMSTQCGLDVIPVTEPKEAVVGCDIVVTAGPILRQPHATIQRGWFAEGAFASLVDFDSYWHPDALRQVDKFCTDDVPQLEHYRHIGYFQHIPPIHADLGELVSGRRPGRETPRERTMACNLGLALDDIATAPLVYERALKAGVGTWLPL encoded by the coding sequence GTGACGGATCGATTGGGGCGCGAGTTTCTCTATCTCTCCCAGGCCGACGTGGCTGGACTCGGGCTGTCGATGGCGGACATCATCACGGCCTTGGAAGCCATGTTCCGCGAAAAGGCCGCAGGACGCGTCGAGATGCCGCCCAAGCCCGGCGTCCATACACGACCAGACGCGTTCCTTCATGCCATGCCGGCCTATATCCCCTCGCAGAATGCGGTCGGGATGAAGTGGGTTGGCGGCTACCCGGAGAACCACCGGCGCAACCTGCCGTACATCACAGGGTTGCTCCTGCTCAACGACGTTGAGACGGGCATTCCGATTGCGGCGATGGACTGTACCTGGATTACCGCGAAGCGCACCGGCGCGGCAACCGCGGTGGCTGCTCGATGCCTGGCGCGCCCGGAATCGCGCACGGTCGGGATACTCGGCTGCGGCGTGCAGGGCCGCAGCAATCTGGAAGCCCTGAAGGTCATCTTCCAACTGGGCACTGTTCGCGCCTTCGACGTGGATCGCGCGACGCGTGAATCGTACGCGCGCGACATGAGCACCCAGTGCGGGCTGGACGTCATTCCCGTCACTGAGCCGAAAGAGGCGGTCGTCGGATGCGACATCGTCGTCACCGCAGGCCCCATCCTGCGTCAGCCGCATGCGACGATCCAACGTGGCTGGTTCGCCGAGGGCGCGTTTGCGTCGCTCGTGGACTTCGACTCTTATTGGCATCCGGACGCGTTGCGCCAGGTCGACAAGTTCTGCACCGACGATGTGCCACAACTGGAACACTACCGGCACATCGGCTACTTCCAGCACATCCCTCCAATCCACGCGGACCTCGGGGAGTTGGTGTCCGGCCGAAGGCCCGGAAGAGAGACGCCGCGGGAGCGCACGATGGCCTGCAATCTCGGACTGGCGCTGGACGATATCGCCACGGCGCCGCTGGTCTATGAGCGCGCGCTGAAGGCGGGCGTGGGCACCTGGCTGCCGCTGTGA